One Mycolicibacterium sarraceniae genomic window carries:
- a CDS encoding ArnT family glycosyltransferase: MANVTTTCQASLPQDSAEVATPPARSSRWERAGLVVLLVGTAVMYLWNITVNGMGNQFYAGAAQAGSKNWEALLFGSLDSANFITVDKPPVSQWVMGLSGQLFGFSSASMLIPEALMAVATVALLYAAVARICGPRAGLLAGAALALTPVAALMFRFNNPDAAMVLLMMASAYCTVRALERASGKWLAWAGVALGFAFLAKMLEGLLVVPAVGLVYLIAAPTTVRARILHLLGAMAAFLVSAGWFVVLTVVWPASSRPFIAGSTDNSFMDLVLGYNGFTRVAGRNHMSMGPSDPIGNSAGSQLSHLGGFGGMDQNEGLSRLFSGEFGFEIAWLVPAALLAFVLVLVSRGRAPRTDRVRAGALLFGGWLLADGLVLSFMKGKVHPYYCLSLAPAVAGVVAIGAHEMWVRRESRFGRIGLTALVGVTGVWSWWVLGRNEGWLPALRWIILIGTVLAAGALAVSAPRRRRVAVAAAALGVSAVLAGPTAYAVATLGAAHRGGGPTVGPARAEPAFVRAFNQPEDNAALDTMLRGTKTKWSAATVGSSTAANLELSSGTAVMAIGGFTGADPVPSLGQFKADVSAGQVTYYVVQRDWRGKPGGWPDNRNHSGITDWVTTTFAVTQVGDTNVYDLTKPK; this comes from the coding sequence ATGGCGAATGTGACAACGACGTGTCAGGCCTCGCTGCCGCAGGACTCCGCCGAGGTCGCCACACCACCGGCTCGCTCGTCACGATGGGAGCGTGCCGGGTTGGTGGTGCTACTGGTCGGCACTGCGGTCATGTACCTGTGGAACATCACCGTCAACGGGATGGGAAACCAGTTCTACGCCGGTGCCGCGCAGGCTGGCTCCAAGAACTGGGAAGCGCTGCTGTTCGGCTCACTCGACTCGGCCAACTTCATCACCGTCGACAAACCGCCGGTGTCGCAATGGGTGATGGGGCTCTCCGGTCAGCTGTTCGGCTTCAGCAGCGCCAGCATGCTGATCCCCGAGGCGCTGATGGCGGTGGCCACGGTTGCCCTGCTCTACGCCGCGGTGGCCCGCATCTGCGGCCCGCGGGCCGGTCTGCTGGCGGGCGCTGCCCTGGCACTCACGCCGGTGGCCGCGCTGATGTTCCGGTTCAACAACCCCGACGCCGCGATGGTGCTGCTGATGATGGCCTCGGCGTACTGCACGGTACGGGCACTCGAGCGCGCCAGCGGCAAGTGGCTGGCCTGGGCGGGTGTCGCCCTGGGTTTCGCGTTCCTGGCCAAGATGCTCGAAGGGCTCCTGGTGGTCCCGGCCGTCGGGCTGGTCTACCTGATCGCGGCCCCGACAACGGTGCGGGCGCGGATCCTGCACCTGCTCGGCGCGATGGCCGCGTTCCTGGTGTCGGCGGGCTGGTTCGTGGTCCTCACCGTGGTGTGGCCGGCGTCGTCGCGGCCCTTCATCGCAGGCTCGACCGACAACAGCTTCATGGATCTGGTGCTGGGCTACAACGGTTTCACCCGGGTGGCCGGCCGCAATCACATGAGCATGGGACCGAGCGATCCGATCGGTAACTCGGCGGGCAGTCAGCTCAGTCATCTCGGCGGCTTCGGCGGGATGGACCAGAACGAAGGACTGAGCCGGCTGTTCTCCGGCGAGTTCGGTTTCGAGATCGCCTGGCTGGTCCCAGCGGCGCTGCTCGCTTTCGTTCTCGTGTTGGTATCGCGCGGCCGGGCCCCGCGCACCGACCGGGTGCGGGCCGGTGCTCTGTTGTTCGGCGGATGGCTGCTCGCCGACGGCCTGGTGCTGAGCTTCATGAAGGGCAAGGTGCACCCGTACTACTGCCTGTCGCTGGCACCGGCGGTGGCCGGCGTGGTGGCGATCGGGGCCCACGAGATGTGGGTGCGCCGCGAGTCCCGATTCGGCCGTATCGGTCTGACCGCCCTGGTCGGGGTGACGGGTGTGTGGAGTTGGTGGGTGTTGGGCCGCAACGAAGGGTGGTTGCCCGCCCTGCGGTGGATCATCCTGATCGGCACCGTGCTCGCCGCCGGCGCACTCGCGGTGTCTGCGCCGCGCCGGCGCCGGGTGGCGGTGGCTGCCGCCGCACTCGGGGTGAGCGCGGTCCTGGCCGGCCCGACGGCCTATGCGGTGGCCACGCTCGGTGCAGCCCATCGCGGTGGTGGCCCCACCGTCGGGCCCGCGCGCGCCGAGCCTGCGTTTGTGCGGGCCTTCAACCAGCCCGAGGACAACGCCGCATTGGACACGATGTTGCGTGGCACCAAGACGAAGTGGTCGGCGGCGACGGTCGGTTCATCGACCGCGGCGAATCTCGAATTGTCCTCCGGCACCGCGGTTATGGCCATCGGCGGGTTCACCGGCGCCGACCCGGTGCCGAGCCTTGGCCAGTTCAAGGCGGACGTGTCCGCCGGCCAGGTGACGTACTACGTGGTTCAGCGCGACTGGCGGGGCAAGCCCGGCGGGTGGCCCGACAATCGCAACCACAGCGGAATCACCGACTGGGTCACCACGACGTTCGCGGTCACCCAGGTCGGCGATACCAATGTCTACGACCTGACCAAGCCGAAGTAA
- the upp gene encoding uracil phosphoribosyltransferase encodes MRDIHVIDHPLVQHKLTLMRREETSTNTFRRLANEISTLLAYEVLRDTPTHQIEVRTPLETTAGSVIDGKKLVFVSILRAGTGILDGMLTVVPGARIGHIGLYRDPKTLVAVEYYFKMPSDLHERQVVVVDPMLATGNSAVAAVDRLKEFRPRSIKFVCLLTCPEGIAALHDAHPEVPIYTAAVDRGLDEQSYIVPGLGDAGDRLFGTK; translated from the coding sequence ATGCGCGATATCCATGTGATCGATCACCCGCTGGTGCAGCACAAGCTGACCCTGATGCGCCGCGAGGAGACGTCAACCAACACGTTTCGGCGCCTGGCCAACGAGATCTCGACGCTGCTCGCCTACGAGGTGCTACGCGACACCCCGACCCACCAGATCGAGGTGCGGACCCCGCTGGAAACCACCGCCGGCAGCGTCATTGACGGCAAGAAGCTGGTGTTCGTCTCGATCCTGCGGGCCGGAACCGGCATCCTGGACGGGATGCTGACCGTGGTCCCGGGCGCACGCATCGGCCACATCGGCCTGTACCGGGATCCGAAAACGCTTGTCGCCGTTGAGTACTACTTCAAGATGCCCAGCGACCTGCACGAGCGCCAGGTCGTGGTCGTCGACCCGATGCTGGCCACCGGCAACTCAGCCGTCGCGGCGGTCGACCGGCTCAAAGAGTTCCGGCCCCGGTCCATCAAGTTCGTCTGCCTACTCACCTGCCCGGAGGGCATCGCCGCACTGCACGACGCCCATCCCGAGGTGCCGATCTACACCGCGGCGGTGGACCGCGGCCTCGACGAGCAGAGCTACATCGTGCCGGGCCTCGGCGATGCCGGGGATCGGCTGTTCGGCACCAAATGA
- a CDS encoding URC4/urg3 family protein, translating into MGSAIEVDADTPAGATAALRSTRAVRARARFLTERARAGESPWFTVDAEALASAAALVAEVTRDSYPDLQIPFHSRWRHFEAGGVDRKSLLTGADARALVDLTVISVLLDAGAGPSWSYLEPGTCLRLSRSEGLAVASFHAFTGGLFSSDPGDPLRADAAGLAALTTEKLSAAFQNGATNPLVGLDGRVAILRRLGTVLSAAPETFGTDGRPAGLLDAVPIPGRDEVRAHHILTVILSALAPIWPGGSMIGDQPIGDCWRHRALRGSGLTAGWMPFHKLSQWLTYSLLEPFGWAGRTVTDLDELTGLPEYRNGGLLLDTGVLRLRDPGSAARTFTAPDELVVEWRALTVTLLDELAPLVREQLGVDAAQMPLARILEGGTWAAGRTLAQQLRGGLPPLSIVSDGTVF; encoded by the coding sequence ATGGGTTCGGCTATCGAGGTCGACGCCGACACCCCGGCGGGCGCCACCGCGGCACTGCGCAGCACGCGCGCCGTGCGGGCGCGGGCTCGGTTCTTGACCGAGCGAGCTCGCGCCGGGGAGTCTCCGTGGTTCACCGTTGACGCCGAGGCGCTGGCGTCCGCTGCGGCGCTGGTCGCCGAGGTCACCCGGGACAGCTATCCGGACCTGCAGATCCCGTTCCACAGCCGGTGGCGCCATTTCGAGGCCGGTGGGGTCGACCGCAAAAGTCTCCTCACCGGTGCCGATGCCCGGGCCCTGGTCGATCTCACTGTGATCAGCGTGCTGCTCGACGCCGGCGCCGGCCCATCCTGGTCTTACCTCGAACCGGGAACGTGTCTTCGGCTGAGCCGTTCGGAAGGCTTGGCGGTGGCCAGCTTTCATGCGTTCACCGGAGGCTTGTTCTCATCAGATCCCGGCGATCCGCTGCGCGCCGACGCCGCCGGGCTGGCCGCCCTGACCACCGAGAAGCTCAGTGCGGCATTCCAGAACGGCGCCACCAACCCGCTGGTCGGGCTCGACGGCCGGGTGGCGATCCTGCGCCGGCTGGGTACGGTGCTATCCGCCGCACCGGAGACCTTCGGTACCGACGGCCGGCCGGCCGGGTTACTGGACGCGGTGCCCATACCGGGCCGCGACGAGGTCCGGGCACACCACATCCTCACCGTGATCCTGAGCGCGCTGGCCCCAATCTGGCCGGGCGGCAGCATGATCGGTGACCAGCCGATCGGCGACTGCTGGCGGCACAGGGCATTGCGCGGGTCCGGCCTGACCGCGGGTTGGATGCCGTTCCACAAACTCTCGCAGTGGTTAACCTATTCGCTGTTGGAGCCTTTCGGCTGGGCCGGTCGCACGGTGACCGATCTCGACGAACTGACCGGGTTGCCCGAGTACCGCAACGGCGGCCTGCTGCTCGACACCGGTGTGCTGAGACTGCGAGACCCCGGCAGCGCTGCCCGAACTTTCACCGCCCCAGATGAATTGGTGGTCGAGTGGCGAGCACTGACGGTGACGTTGCTGGACGAGCTGGCCCCCCTGGTCCGCGAACAATTGGGGGTGGACGCCGCGCAGATGCCGCTGGCGCGGATCCTGGAGGGCGGCACCTGGGCAGCCGGCCGGACGCTCGCCCAGCAGCTGCGCGGGGGCCTGCCGCCACTGTCGATCGTCAGTGATGGCACGGTGTTCTGA
- a CDS encoding GTP cyclohydrolase II has translation MSAAPKGPGHIRLTSHRGAEGALPISWGAATAGERGPLIGTTSTRSHRNVIGTHSGSYSVYRALAVAAGALSRDHRADLTNTSPTDSIGPYPQWGNPTAIVSLDPWGAMVADAFAADLANGQDIRPTIAVTKAHVILPEVADAIDKGRLVPDGQVLLSGGAALVTKVAIEPVWYLPGVAERFGCSEAHLRRVLFEETGGMYPELVTRPDLAVFLPPIGGQTLYIFGAAHDLTDPAVELTARVHDECNGSDVFGSDICTCRPYLTHAIEECILGAQRGGVGLVAYSRKEGRALGEVTKFLVYNARKRQDGGDTAEAYFARTECVAGVQDMRFQELMPDALHWLGIRKIHRLVSMSNMKYDAIVGSGIEVSERVNIPDELIPADARVEIDAKMAAGYFTPGPVPDAEELRKAKGRGLEG, from the coding sequence ATGTCTGCCGCACCGAAGGGCCCCGGGCACATCCGGCTGACATCGCACCGCGGCGCCGAAGGCGCCCTGCCGATCAGCTGGGGCGCAGCCACCGCAGGCGAGCGCGGACCGCTGATCGGCACCACCAGCACTCGCAGCCACCGTAACGTCATCGGCACCCACAGCGGCTCTTACAGCGTGTATCGCGCGCTGGCCGTCGCGGCCGGCGCCCTGTCCCGCGACCATCGCGCGGACCTGACCAATACCTCCCCCACCGACAGCATCGGCCCCTACCCGCAGTGGGGCAATCCCACGGCGATCGTCAGCCTGGACCCGTGGGGCGCGATGGTGGCTGACGCCTTCGCCGCCGACCTGGCCAACGGCCAGGACATCCGCCCGACGATCGCAGTGACCAAGGCACACGTGATCCTGCCGGAGGTCGCCGACGCCATCGACAAGGGCCGGCTGGTTCCCGACGGTCAGGTGCTGCTGTCCGGTGGGGCGGCACTGGTGACCAAGGTCGCGATCGAACCGGTCTGGTATCTGCCCGGTGTCGCAGAACGGTTCGGCTGCAGCGAGGCTCATTTGCGCCGCGTGTTGTTCGAGGAGACCGGCGGTATGTACCCCGAATTGGTCACCCGCCCGGATCTTGCGGTATTCCTTCCGCCGATCGGTGGCCAGACCCTCTATATCTTCGGCGCCGCACACGATCTCACCGATCCTGCGGTGGAACTGACCGCCCGGGTGCATGACGAGTGCAACGGCTCGGATGTGTTCGGCTCCGATATCTGTACGTGCCGGCCCTATCTGACCCATGCCATCGAGGAATGCATCCTCGGTGCGCAACGGGGCGGGGTTGGACTGGTGGCTTACTCCCGCAAGGAGGGCCGCGCGCTGGGCGAGGTGACCAAGTTCCTGGTCTACAACGCCCGCAAGCGTCAGGATGGTGGCGACACCGCCGAGGCGTATTTCGCCCGCACCGAATGCGTTGCCGGCGTCCAGGACATGCGTTTCCAAGAGCTGATGCCGGATGCACTGCACTGGTTAGGGATTCGCAAGATCCATCGCCTGGTCTCGATGAGCAATATGAAGTACGACGCGATCGTAGGCTCGGGGATCGAGGTGAGCGAACGCGTCAACATCCCCGACGAGCTGATCCCGGCCGATGCGCGGGTGGAGATCGACGCCAAAATGGCGGCCGGCTACTTCACGCCCGGCCCGGTGCCCGACGCCGAGGAGCTGAGGAAGGCCAAGGGCCGCGGACTGGAGGGCTGA
- a CDS encoding zinc-binding dehydrogenase, which yields MATMRAERFYSDTKTVALEDIPIPEPGDGEVLVQVAFCGICHSDLSLINGTFPAQRPVVTQGHEASGTIAKLGPGVTGWSEDDRVVVAAGRPCGKCANCRRGDLANCMRIQLMAFAYDGAWAEYTVAQASGLTRVPDNVPLEQAAILADAVSTPFGAVVHTGKVAVGESVGVWGVGGVGTHIVQLARLVGAVPVIAVDINPAVRERARELGADYAFDSRDPDFADKLAEATGGRNLDVAFDAVGLKVTFEQALNSLTIGGRLVGVGMSAETPTLGPTSMFNLVQRQVLGHLGYHNADIETLAQLVSRGRLDLSRSISQIIPLEDIADGIRILEHAEGNPIRVLVQP from the coding sequence ATGGCCACGATGCGCGCTGAACGTTTCTATTCTGACACCAAAACCGTTGCACTGGAGGATATTCCGATCCCCGAGCCGGGTGACGGTGAAGTCTTGGTGCAGGTGGCGTTCTGCGGTATCTGCCATTCCGACCTGAGCCTGATCAACGGCACCTTTCCGGCACAGCGCCCGGTGGTGACTCAGGGACACGAAGCCTCGGGGACCATCGCCAAGCTCGGCCCAGGCGTCACCGGCTGGTCCGAAGATGACCGTGTCGTCGTTGCGGCCGGGCGGCCGTGCGGAAAGTGCGCAAACTGCCGGCGCGGTGATCTGGCCAACTGCATGCGAATCCAGTTGATGGCCTTCGCTTATGACGGTGCCTGGGCCGAATACACCGTCGCGCAGGCCTCGGGGCTGACCCGGGTGCCCGACAATGTGCCGCTGGAACAGGCCGCGATCCTGGCCGACGCGGTATCGACGCCGTTCGGCGCGGTGGTCCATACGGGCAAGGTGGCCGTCGGTGAGTCGGTCGGGGTGTGGGGTGTCGGCGGCGTCGGGACCCACATCGTGCAGCTGGCCCGCCTCGTCGGCGCGGTTCCCGTGATCGCTGTCGATATCAATCCGGCGGTGCGCGAGCGCGCGCGGGAACTCGGCGCCGATTACGCATTCGATTCCCGCGACCCCGATTTCGCCGACAAGCTGGCTGAAGCAACCGGCGGGCGGAACCTGGATGTCGCGTTCGATGCGGTCGGGTTGAAAGTCACCTTCGAGCAGGCCCTGAATTCGCTGACGATCGGCGGCCGGCTGGTCGGGGTCGGTATGAGCGCCGAGACACCGACCCTGGGGCCGACGTCGATGTTCAATCTGGTGCAACGCCAGGTGCTCGGCCACCTCGGCTACCACAACGCCGATATCGAAACCCTGGCTCAGCTAGTGTCCCGCGGCCGGCTGGATCTGTCGCGCTCGATCAGTCAGATCATCCCGCTCGAAGACATCGCGGACGGGATCCGGATTCTCGAGCATGCCGAAGGCAACCCAATCCGGGTGCTCGTCCAGCCTTGA
- a CDS encoding TetR/AcrR family transcriptional regulator produces MTTTALDDAAAVGRNDDFRQRLLDGLAASIDERGYRDTTVADIVRYARTSKRTFYSQFGTKEDCFAELLTANNDELVATIRDAVDAAAPWYEQVRQAVVAYVHTIEERPAITLSWIRELPALGEYARPILRRGFGRLATMIVELTTNEGFRSAGLAPLSRAAAVILVGGLRELTAQTVEDGRPVTDIIEPALAVSLALLGPKTLI; encoded by the coding sequence ATGACCACGACCGCCCTCGATGACGCCGCCGCCGTCGGGCGCAACGACGACTTCCGGCAGCGACTGCTCGACGGACTCGCAGCCTCGATCGACGAGCGCGGCTACCGCGACACCACCGTCGCCGACATCGTCCGGTATGCCCGAACCTCCAAGCGCACGTTCTACAGCCAGTTCGGCACCAAGGAAGACTGCTTCGCCGAGCTGCTGACGGCCAATAACGACGAGCTCGTCGCCACCATTCGCGACGCCGTCGACGCGGCGGCGCCCTGGTACGAGCAGGTTCGCCAGGCCGTCGTCGCCTACGTTCACACCATCGAGGAACGGCCGGCCATCACGCTCAGCTGGATCCGCGAACTGCCCGCGCTCGGTGAATACGCCCGGCCCATCCTGCGCCGGGGTTTCGGCCGGCTCGCGACGATGATCGTCGAGCTCACCACCAACGAGGGCTTCCGCTCCGCAGGCCTGGCACCGCTCTCGCGCGCGGCGGCGGTGATCCTGGTCGGCGGTTTGCGCGAGCTCACCGCTCAGACCGTTGAGGACGGCCGGCCCGTCACCGACATCATCGAGCCCGCATTAGCCGTGTCACTGGCACTACTGGGCCCGAAAACACTTATTTGA
- a CDS encoding cytochrome P450 — MSEAPTVGAAGSATLGTDRLVSTEPKLPPAPGLPSGLLKLAFVAARRPTTDWLTRRYGRCFTLRVPVFGNTVVVSDPALTKQIFTTSPDVLHNIQPNLSRLLGPGSVFALDGVDHRVRRKLLTPPFHGKSIKAYEQIVIEETLREVESWPQGTEFATLEPMMHVTLNIILRAIFGADGFELERLRDLIPRWVTLGSRLAVLPSPSRELPWTPWEKLAQYRREYENLVDTLVSRAERDPNFEDRTDVLSLFLRSSYEDGSKMTRGEIGDELLTLLAAGHETTASTLAWAFERISRHPEVLRRLVAEAETDDNSYRQATIFEVQRNRTVIDFSGRHVAVSAYELGEWTVPQGYSVIVSLNQLHENPEMFSDPDRFDPQRFLDARPNTFAWVPFGGGTRRCIGAAFANMEMDVVLRTVLRNFTIGTTTTPGEKWHSRGVAYTPKKGGRVVVYRRNAPTNQC, encoded by the coding sequence ATGAGCGAAGCGCCAACTGTCGGAGCCGCCGGGTCGGCGACATTGGGCACAGACCGTCTGGTCTCGACCGAGCCGAAGCTGCCACCTGCCCCGGGCCTGCCGAGTGGCCTGCTCAAGCTGGCGTTTGTCGCGGCGCGCCGGCCGACAACGGATTGGCTGACCCGGCGCTACGGGCGCTGCTTCACCCTGCGGGTGCCGGTATTCGGGAACACCGTCGTGGTCTCAGACCCCGCACTGACCAAGCAGATCTTCACCACCAGCCCCGACGTGCTGCACAACATCCAGCCCAACCTGAGCCGGCTGCTGGGTCCGGGGTCGGTGTTCGCCCTCGACGGCGTGGACCACCGGGTGCGCCGAAAGCTGCTGACGCCGCCGTTTCACGGCAAGAGCATCAAGGCCTATGAGCAGATCGTGATCGAGGAAACTCTGCGCGAGGTCGAATCATGGCCACAGGGAACTGAATTCGCCACGCTTGAGCCGATGATGCACGTCACGCTCAATATCATTCTGCGGGCGATTTTCGGCGCCGACGGCTTCGAGCTGGAGCGCCTGCGGGACCTCATCCCGCGCTGGGTCACGCTGGGCTCGCGGCTGGCGGTGCTGCCTTCGCCCAGCCGCGAATTGCCCTGGACACCTTGGGAAAAGCTCGCGCAATACCGTCGTGAATACGAGAACCTGGTGGACACGTTGGTCAGCCGGGCCGAACGCGACCCCAATTTCGAGGATCGCACCGACGTGCTCTCGCTGTTCCTGCGCAGCAGCTACGAAGACGGCTCAAAGATGACGCGCGGTGAGATCGGCGACGAGCTGCTGACGCTGCTGGCCGCCGGCCACGAAACCACCGCCTCCACGCTGGCCTGGGCGTTCGAACGGATCTCGCGGCATCCGGAGGTGCTGCGCCGGTTGGTCGCCGAGGCTGAAACCGATGACAACAGCTACCGTCAGGCCACCATCTTCGAGGTCCAGCGCAACCGAACGGTGATCGACTTCTCCGGCCGGCATGTTGCGGTTTCGGCTTACGAACTCGGTGAGTGGACTGTGCCGCAAGGCTATTCTGTGATCGTCAGCCTGAACCAGCTGCACGAGAACCCGGAGATGTTCTCCGATCCGGACCGGTTCGATCCGCAACGCTTCCTCGACGCCAGGCCCAACACGTTCGCCTGGGTACCGTTCGGCGGCGGAACCCGCCGCTGCATTGGCGCCGCGTTCGCGAACATGGAGATGGACGTCGTGCTGCGAACGGTGCTGCGTAACTTCACGATTGGGACCACGACAACGCCCGGCGAGAAATGGCATTCGCGCGGAGTGGCCTACACGCCGAAAAAGGGTGGGCGCGTCGTCGTGTATCGACGAAACGCGCCCACCAACCAGTGCTAG
- the msrA gene encoding peptide-methionine (S)-S-oxide reductase MsrA, which yields MSETKRAILAGGCFWGMQDLIRKQPGVVSTRVGYTGGKNDHPTYRNHPGHAEAIEIEYDPAQTDFRALLEFFFQIHDPSTKDRQGNDVGSSYRSAIFYLDEDQKQVALDTIADVDASGLWPGKVVTEVTPASDFWDAEPEHQDYLVHYPNGYTCHFPRPGWKLPKRAQV from the coding sequence GTGAGCGAGACCAAGCGGGCGATCCTGGCCGGCGGCTGCTTCTGGGGCATGCAGGATTTGATCCGCAAGCAGCCCGGCGTGGTGTCCACCCGGGTCGGTTACACGGGCGGCAAGAACGACCACCCGACCTACCGCAACCATCCGGGCCACGCCGAGGCTATCGAAATCGAGTACGACCCGGCGCAGACCGACTTCCGCGCGCTGCTGGAGTTCTTCTTCCAGATCCACGATCCGAGCACCAAGGACCGGCAGGGCAATGACGTCGGCTCCAGTTACCGGTCGGCGATCTTCTACCTCGACGAGGATCAGAAGCAGGTCGCGCTGGACACCATCGCCGACGTGGACGCGTCGGGGCTGTGGCCGGGCAAGGTCGTTACCGAGGTGACCCCGGCCAGCGATTTCTGGGATGCCGAACCGGAGCATCAGGATTATCTGGTGCACTACCCGAACGGTTACACCTGCCACTTCCCGCGGCCGGGCTGGAAACTACCGAAGCGGGCGCAGGTCTAG
- a CDS encoding nuclear transport factor 2 family protein: MARFSREELTEAFAIFEQTVADAARTQDWDAWVSHYTPDVDYIEHAMGTMKGRDEVRAWITKTMGSFPGSHMTEFPSLWSVFDEDTGRVICELDNPMRDPGDGTIISATNISIVTYAGNGLWSRQEDVYNPLRFLQASMRWCKKAEKMGTLDEEAAAWMKANGGFK; this comes from the coding sequence GTGGCGCGATTCTCCCGAGAAGAACTGACCGAAGCATTCGCAATTTTCGAGCAGACGGTCGCCGATGCGGCCCGCACACAGGACTGGGACGCCTGGGTGAGTCACTACACCCCCGACGTCGACTACATCGAGCACGCGATGGGCACGATGAAGGGCCGCGACGAGGTGCGCGCCTGGATCACCAAGACCATGGGCAGCTTCCCCGGTAGTCACATGACCGAGTTCCCCTCGCTGTGGTCGGTGTTCGACGAGGACACCGGCCGGGTGATCTGCGAGCTGGACAACCCCATGCGCGACCCCGGGGACGGCACGATCATCAGCGCCACCAACATCTCGATCGTCACCTACGCCGGTAATGGCCTGTGGTCGCGCCAGGAGGACGTCTACAACCCGCTGCGCTTCCTGCAAGCCTCGATGCGGTGGTGCAAGAAAGCCGAGAAGATGGGCACCCTCGACGAGGAGGCGGCCGCCTGGATGAAGGCCAATGGAGGGTTCAAGTGA
- a CDS encoding NAD-dependent epimerase/dehydratase family protein produces MSSPKLVIGANGFLGSHVTRQLVADGHQVRVMVRANASTISIDGLDVQRFVGDIWDNAVLREAMAGVDDVYYCVVDARGWLSDPAPLFHTNVEGTRNVLEVAKDMNLHRFIFTSSYVTVGRRRGKTASETDIIDLRGVTPYVRSRVQAEELVLSYAREHNVPAIAMCVSTTYGSGDWGRTPHGAIIAGAAFGKLPFVMGGIALEAVGVDDAARAMILAAERGQVGERYLISEKMISNADVARIAALEAGVPPPAKTIPLPLAYALAAMGTAKARLQKTDEKLSLGSLRLMRAEGPVDHSKAVRELGWQPRPVEESVREAARFWVGLREAKRQAKAAKPD; encoded by the coding sequence GTGAGCTCACCGAAGCTCGTCATCGGGGCCAACGGCTTCCTCGGCTCGCACGTCACCCGCCAGCTGGTCGCCGACGGGCACCAGGTCCGGGTCATGGTGCGGGCCAACGCTTCCACCATCTCGATCGACGGTCTCGATGTCCAGCGCTTCGTCGGCGACATCTGGGATAACGCGGTGCTGCGCGAGGCGATGGCCGGGGTCGACGACGTCTACTACTGCGTGGTCGACGCCCGCGGCTGGCTCAGCGATCCCGCGCCGCTGTTCCACACCAATGTCGAGGGCACCCGCAATGTCCTCGAGGTGGCGAAGGATATGAACCTGCACCGCTTCATCTTCACCAGCAGCTACGTCACCGTCGGGCGCCGGCGCGGCAAGACGGCCAGCGAGACCGACATCATCGACCTACGCGGCGTGACGCCCTATGTGCGCTCGCGGGTGCAGGCCGAGGAATTGGTGCTGAGCTATGCGCGCGAGCACAATGTGCCCGCGATCGCGATGTGTGTGTCGACGACGTACGGCAGCGGCGACTGGGGCCGCACCCCGCACGGCGCCATCATTGCCGGGGCCGCATTCGGCAAGCTGCCGTTCGTCATGGGCGGTATCGCTTTGGAAGCCGTCGGAGTCGACGACGCCGCCCGCGCGATGATCCTGGCCGCCGAGCGGGGTCAGGTCGGTGAGCGTTACCTGATCTCGGAGAAGATGATCAGCAACGCCGACGTGGCCAGGATCGCCGCGCTCGAGGCCGGAGTTCCGCCGCCCGCCAAGACGATTCCGTTACCGCTCGCCTACGCGCTGGCCGCGATGGGCACAGCGAAGGCCCGGCTGCAGAAGACCGACGAGAAGTTATCGCTGGGCTCGCTGCGGCTGATGCGTGCCGAGGGTCCCGTGGACCACAGCAAGGCCGTTCGCGAACTGGGCTGGCAGCCCCGCCCGGTCGAAGAGTCCGTCCGGGAGGCCGCCCGCTTCTGGGTCGGGCTGCGCGAAGCCAAACGACAGGCGAAGGCAGCCAAGCCGGACTGA